One Myxococcales bacterium genomic region harbors:
- a CDS encoding class I SAM-dependent methyltransferase: MSTSFALSPELVGYLAQVNPVEHPSLEACRIETARHPYVRMQVSREQAAFMGFLVRLTGAKRAVEVGVFTGYSAIATALALKDVAGDDAKLYALDVSTEYTDLAKPHFRSAGVDGIVDLRIGPASEGLARLATEGLSGTLDMAFVDADKTGYPDYYEKVLGLLRHGGLALFDNVLWSGRVADPSDTDPDTVALRKVAEIAKADPRVEAAMIAVGDGVLMVRKR, translated from the coding sequence ATGTCCACGTCGTTCGCGCTCTCGCCCGAGCTCGTCGGGTACCTCGCCCAGGTGAACCCCGTCGAGCATCCGTCCCTCGAGGCCTGCCGCATCGAGACCGCGCGGCACCCCTACGTGCGCATGCAGGTGAGCCGCGAGCAGGCCGCCTTCATGGGCTTCTTGGTGCGCCTCACGGGTGCCAAACGAGCCGTGGAAGTAGGCGTATTCACTGGATATTCAGCCATCGCAACGGCGCTCGCGCTGAAGGACGTCGCAGGCGACGACGCCAAGCTCTACGCGCTCGACGTCTCGACCGAGTACACCGATCTGGCCAAACCCCACTTTCGTTCGGCCGGGGTCGACGGCATCGTCGATCTTCGGATCGGGCCGGCCTCCGAGGGCCTCGCGCGGCTCGCGACCGAGGGGCTCTCGGGCACCCTCGACATGGCGTTCGTCGACGCCGACAAGACGGGCTACCCCGACTACTACGAGAAGGTGCTCGGCCTCCTGCGCCACGGGGGGCTCGCGCTCTTCGACAACGTGCTCTGGAGCGGGAGGGTGGCCGACCCGAGCGACACCGATCCGGACACGGTCGCGCTCCGCAAGGTCGCCGAGATCGCCAAGGCCGATCCTCGTGTCGAGGCGGCGATGATCGCGGTGGGAGACGGTGTGCTCATGGTGCGCAAGCGGTAG
- a CDS encoding GNAT family N-acetyltransferase, which yields MKRVRMTRSTLDLTLPDAPSEAHHTIRGALPADGPALGEVLFLAYLGGPDQEENDEGEGRAEIARTMGGAYGPFVEAASFVAEDAEGLVGASLVTRFEGVPLLAHLVVHPRAQRRGLGSRLAARTIAALGAMSEPTVRLAVHPESPARALYTRLGFVEV from the coding sequence ATGAAGCGAGTCCGCATGACGCGGTCGACCCTCGACCTCACCCTCCCCGACGCCCCGAGCGAGGCGCACCACACGATCCGTGGCGCCCTCCCGGCGGATGGCCCCGCGCTCGGCGAGGTGCTCTTTCTCGCGTACCTCGGCGGACCCGATCAAGAGGAGAACGACGAAGGCGAAGGGCGCGCCGAGATCGCGCGGACGATGGGGGGGGCCTACGGTCCGTTCGTGGAGGCCGCGAGCTTCGTCGCGGAGGACGCCGAAGGCCTCGTCGGCGCGAGCCTCGTCACGCGGTTCGAAGGTGTCCCGCTGCTCGCGCACCTCGTCGTGCATCCGCGCGCGCAGCGGCGTGGTCTGGGCTCGCGGCTCGCGGCGCGCACGATCGCCGCGCTCGGCGCCATGAGCGAGCCCACCGTGAGGCTCGCCGTGCACCCGGAGAGCCCCGCGCGTGCACTTTACACGCGTCTCGGGTTCGTCGAGGTGTGA
- a CDS encoding DJ-1/PfpI family protein, which translates to MARVLVPLPDRDFDVTEVAVPWMVLTREGHEVVFATERGGSPPACDPLLLTGVVFGKLGAEPEPKAFYEKMQDTRAFREPVAWGGVDIGTFDGLVLPGGHAPGMRQYLEAEALFAKVAEAFEKGMPVGAICHGTVVLARTKGARGASVLHGKKSTSLPKYMERAAYFSTFWKLGRYYRTYPEYVEDEVTRNLASPADYQRGPFELSARGTDTDDRHAFVVEDGSYVSARWPGDAYLFAKRFMARL; encoded by the coding sequence ATGGCACGCGTGCTCGTCCCCCTCCCCGATCGCGACTTCGACGTGACCGAGGTCGCCGTCCCATGGATGGTCCTCACGCGCGAGGGCCACGAGGTGGTGTTCGCCACGGAGCGAGGTGGGAGCCCGCCCGCGTGTGATCCGCTCCTCCTCACGGGGGTCGTCTTCGGAAAGCTCGGCGCCGAACCGGAGCCGAAGGCCTTCTACGAGAAGATGCAGGATACACGCGCCTTCCGCGAGCCGGTCGCGTGGGGCGGCGTCGACATCGGCACCTTCGATGGGCTCGTGCTCCCAGGCGGGCACGCGCCGGGCATGCGCCAGTACTTGGAGGCCGAAGCGCTCTTCGCCAAGGTGGCCGAGGCCTTCGAGAAGGGCATGCCCGTCGGCGCCATCTGCCACGGCACGGTGGTGCTGGCGCGCACGAAGGGCGCACGCGGGGCGAGCGTGCTCCACGGGAAGAAGAGCACGTCGCTCCCGAAGTACATGGAGCGGGCCGCCTACTTCTCGACGTTCTGGAAGCTCGGTCGGTACTACCGCACCTACCCCGAGTACGTGGAGGACGAGGTCACCCGAAACCTCGCGAGCCCGGCCGACTACCAAAGGGGGCCCTTCGAGCTGTCGGCGAGAGGCACGGACACGGACGACCGCCACGCCTTCGTCGTGGAGGACGGAAGCTACGTGTCCGCCCGCTGGCCGGGGGACGCGTACCTTTTTGCCAAGCGCTTCATGGCGCGCCTCTGA